A window of the Bacteroides thetaiotaomicron VPI-5482 genome harbors these coding sequences:
- a CDS encoding FecR family protein translates to MNQDLLHKYFKGETSVDEEKRILNWVDESEENRKTLQKERMLFDIALFTDSKRKMREKAGAGARIIPMLRWSARIAAAVIVAVSCGFLINEYQYDKLAQLQTVTVPAGQRAQITLADGTKVWLNSESTLSYRSDFGRRDRDVELDGEAYFEVAKNKEIPFYVNTETNQVRVVGTHFNVCAYKGSNEFETTLVEGIVDIYAYDNERPLTRLTKNEFFGSYQGKYKKAVLPSYDYLRWREGLYCFDDSPFSCILTKLEKYYNVKITVENPKVLNYRCTGKFKEQDGVEHILKVIQKDHPFTYSISEEGDSIRIE, encoded by the coding sequence ATGAACCAGGATTTACTACATAAATATTTTAAGGGCGAGACTTCTGTCGACGAAGAAAAACGCATTCTTAACTGGGTGGACGAATCGGAAGAAAACCGGAAGACATTGCAGAAAGAACGTATGCTGTTTGACATCGCCCTTTTTACTGACTCTAAGAGAAAAATGAGAGAGAAAGCAGGCGCGGGCGCTCGCATCATTCCCATGTTAAGGTGGAGTGCCCGTATAGCTGCTGCTGTAATTGTAGCTGTCAGTTGTGGATTTCTGATTAATGAATATCAGTATGATAAATTGGCACAGTTGCAGACGGTCACTGTTCCTGCCGGTCAACGGGCACAGATTACGCTGGCGGACGGAACCAAAGTCTGGCTGAATTCTGAATCGACGCTGAGCTACAGATCTGACTTCGGGCGCCGCGACAGAGATGTGGAACTGGACGGAGAGGCTTATTTCGAAGTAGCGAAGAATAAGGAGATACCTTTCTACGTAAATACGGAGACCAATCAGGTCAGAGTGGTAGGCACTCATTTCAACGTCTGCGCTTATAAAGGAAGCAATGAATTTGAGACTACCTTGGTAGAGGGCATCGTTGATATTTACGCTTATGACAATGAACGTCCGCTGACCCGCCTGACTAAGAATGAATTCTTCGGTTCCTATCAGGGGAAATATAAAAAAGCCGTTCTGCCTTCTTATGATTATCTGCGCTGGCGGGAAGGTCTGTATTGCTTCGACGATTCTCCTTTCAGTTGCATCCTCACCAAGCTGGAGAAATATTATAATGTGAAGATCACCGTAGAGAATCCGAAAGTGCTGAATTATCGCTGTACGGGCAAGTTCAAGGAACAGGACGGCGTTGAACACATTCTCAAGGTTATCCAGAAAGATCACCCGTTTACTTATTCGATCAGTGAAGAAGGAGACAGCATCCGGATAGAATAA
- a CDS encoding RNA polymerase sigma-70 factor: MHQTNNISSIQLFSEFFHENQEKFLSFAYSYIRDRQEAEDILMESMITLWENRDKWEEDSNLHGLLLTIIKNKALNYLAHLQVRLRAEEEINSHSQRELDLRISTLEACEPDAIFDSEIQHIVQKALKRMPNQSRQIFILSRYQNTPNKKIAEQLGISVKSVEFHITKALKILRTELKDYLVSILF; this comes from the coding sequence ATGCACCAAACGAACAACATATCTTCTATTCAACTTTTTTCTGAATTCTTTCATGAGAATCAAGAGAAGTTTTTGTCGTTTGCCTATTCTTATATAAGAGACAGGCAGGAGGCGGAAGATATATTGATGGAGTCAATGATTACTCTGTGGGAAAACAGGGATAAGTGGGAAGAAGATTCCAATCTGCACGGTCTGCTGCTGACTATCATCAAAAACAAAGCGCTCAACTATCTGGCACATCTGCAGGTGCGTCTTCGGGCCGAAGAAGAGATAAATAGCCATAGCCAGCGGGAACTGGACCTGAGAATCTCTACACTGGAAGCCTGCGAACCGGATGCGATCTTTGATTCGGAAATACAGCATATCGTACAGAAAGCATTGAAACGTATGCCGAACCAAAGCCGGCAGATTTTTATATTGAGCCGTTATCAAAATACTCCGAACAAAAAGATAGCGGAACAACTCGGCATTTCCGTCAAAAGTGTGGAGTTCCACATCACCAAAGCATTGAAAATTCTGCGTACCGAACTGAAAGATTACCTGGTTTCTATTCTTTTTTAA
- the pnp gene encoding polyribonucleotide nucleotidyltransferase, with amino-acid sequence MINPIVKTIELPDGRTITLETGKLAKQADGSVMLRMGNTMLLATVCAAKDAVPGTDFMPLQVEYKEKFAAFGRFPGGFTKREGRASDYEILTCRLVDRALRPLFPDNYHAEVYVNIILFSADGVDMPDALAGLAASAALAVSDIPFNGPISEVRVARIDGQFVINPTFDQLEKADMDLMVAATYDNIMMVEGEMHEVSEAELLEAMKVAHEAIKVHCKAQMELTEEVGKTVKREYNHEVNDEELRKAVREACYDKAYAVAASGNNNKHERFDAFDAIREEFKAQFSEEELEEKAPLIDRYYHDVEKEAMRRSILDEGKRLDGRKTTEIRPIWCEVGPLPGPHGSAIFTRGETQSLTSVTLGTKLDEKIIDNVLEHGKERFLLHYNFPPFSTGEAKAQRGVGRREIGHGHLAWRALKGQIPADYPYVVRVVSEILESNGSSSMATVCAGTLALMDAGVKIKKPVSGIAMGLIKNPGEEKYAVLSDILGDEDHLGDMDFKVTGTRDGITATQMDIKVDGLSYEILERALNQAKEGRMHILDKITETIAEPRADLKDHAPRIETMTIPKEFIGAVIGPGGKIIQGMQEETGAVITIEETDGMGRIEVSGTNKKCIDDAMRMIKAIVAVPEVGEVYKGKVRSIMPYGAFIEFLPGKDGLLHISEIDWKRLETVEEAGIKEGDEIEVKLIDIDPKTGKFKLSRKVLMPRPEKK; translated from the coding sequence ATGATTAACCCAATTGTTAAGACGATCGAGTTACCTGATGGAAGAACCATCACACTCGAGACGGGAAAGTTGGCAAAACAGGCAGACGGTTCTGTAATGCTACGCATGGGAAACACCATGTTATTAGCTACTGTTTGTGCCGCTAAAGATGCAGTTCCCGGAACAGATTTCATGCCTTTGCAGGTAGAGTATAAAGAAAAATTTGCGGCATTCGGCCGTTTTCCTGGTGGCTTCACCAAGAGAGAAGGTAGAGCTTCCGATTATGAGATTTTGACTTGTCGTCTCGTTGACCGCGCTCTCCGCCCACTATTCCCTGATAATTATCACGCAGAAGTATATGTAAATATCATCCTTTTCTCTGCTGACGGTGTAGATATGCCGGATGCACTGGCCGGATTGGCAGCTTCTGCAGCACTCGCTGTTTCAGATATTCCTTTCAACGGACCGATCTCGGAAGTACGTGTAGCACGTATCGACGGTCAGTTTGTAATCAATCCTACTTTTGACCAACTGGAAAAAGCTGATATGGACCTGATGGTTGCCGCTACTTATGATAACATCATGATGGTAGAAGGCGAAATGCACGAAGTATCTGAAGCTGAACTGCTGGAAGCAATGAAGGTAGCTCACGAAGCTATCAAAGTGCATTGCAAGGCTCAGATGGAGCTGACTGAAGAAGTAGGCAAGACAGTGAAACGTGAATATAACCATGAAGTAAACGATGAAGAATTGCGTAAGGCAGTTCGTGAGGCTTGTTATGACAAGGCTTATGCAGTAGCTGCTTCCGGAAATAACAACAAGCACGAACGTTTCGATGCTTTTGATGCTATCCGCGAAGAGTTCAAGGCTCAGTTCTCTGAAGAAGAACTTGAAGAAAAAGCTCCGCTGATCGACCGTTACTATCATGATGTAGAAAAAGAAGCGATGCGTCGTTCAATTCTTGACGAAGGCAAGCGCCTGGATGGTCGTAAGACTACTGAAATCCGCCCGATCTGGTGTGAGGTTGGTCCTCTGCCCGGTCCTCACGGATCTGCTATTTTCACTCGTGGTGAAACTCAGTCTCTGACTTCTGTCACTTTGGGTACGAAGCTCGACGAAAAGATTATCGACAATGTATTGGAACACGGAAAAGAACGTTTCCTGCTGCACTATAACTTCCCTCCTTTCTCTACAGGCGAAGCAAAAGCTCAACGTGGTGTAGGCCGTCGTGAAATCGGTCACGGTCACTTGGCTTGGCGTGCCTTGAAAGGACAGATTCCTGCTGACTATCCATACGTAGTACGTGTTGTTTCGGAAATCCTCGAATCTAACGGTTCTTCTTCTATGGCTACCGTATGTGCTGGAACATTGGCATTGATGGATGCCGGTGTGAAGATCAAGAAGCCGGTATCGGGTATTGCTATGGGACTGATCAAGAATCCGGGCGAAGAAAAATATGCTGTATTGTCTGACATCCTCGGTGACGAAGACCACCTCGGAGATATGGACTTCAAGGTAACCGGAACAAGAGACGGTATCACTGCTACTCAGATGGATATCAAGGTAGACGGTCTGTCTTACGAAATTCTGGAACGTGCTTTGAACCAGGCTAAAGAAGGACGTATGCACATCCTCGACAAGATCACCGAGACAATCGCTGAACCGCGTGCTGACCTGAAAGACCATGCTCCTCGCATTGAAACAATGACTATTCCTAAAGAATTTATCGGAGCTGTAATCGGCCCTGGTGGAAAAATCATTCAAGGTATGCAGGAAGAGACCGGTGCTGTTATCACTATCGAAGAAACAGACGGTATGGGACGCATCGAAGTTTCCGGAACCAACAAGAAATGTATTGATGATGCAATGCGCATGATCAAAGCAATCGTTGCTGTTCCTGAAGTAGGCGAAGTATATAAAGGTAAAGTTCGCTCTATCATGCCTTACGGTGCATTCATTGAATTCCTGCCGGGTAAAGACGGTTTGCTGCACATTTCCGAGATCGACTGGAAACGTCTGGAAACAGTGGAAGAAGCCGGAATCAAGGAAGGTGATGAGATCGAAGTGAAACTGATCGACATCGATCCGAAGACAGGAAAATTCAAACTTTCAAGAAAAGTATTGATGCCAAGACCGGAAAAGAAGTAA
- a CDS encoding TlpA disulfide reductase family protein: MKKITFVALAALTITACSSGPEFEVNGDISGADGKMLYLEASGLEGIVPLDSVKLKGEGTFKFKQPRPESPEFYRLRVDNKVINFSVDSIETLQINAPYVDFSTAYTVEGSENSSKIKELTLKQINLQKNVDEQLNALRANKLGHDTFEENLATLLKNYKEDVKVNYIFAAPNTAAAYFALFQKLNDYLIFDPLNNKDDVKCFAAVATSLNNTYPDAVRSKNLYNIVIKGMKNTRQPQSKSLEIPQDKIIETGIIDIALRDVKGNTRKLTDLKGKVVLLDFSVFQSPAGAPHNMMLRELYNKYAKDGLEIYQVSLDADEHYWKTAAGNLPWVCVRDGNGVYSTNVAVYNVRQVPSIFLINRNNELKLRGEDIKDLEASVKSLL; the protein is encoded by the coding sequence ATGAAAAAGATAACTTTTGTAGCGCTTGCCGCACTTACCATTACAGCTTGTAGTTCCGGTCCTGAGTTTGAAGTGAACGGAGACATATCAGGGGCCGACGGGAAAATGCTTTATCTCGAAGCTTCCGGTCTGGAAGGTATTGTTCCGCTTGATTCGGTTAAATTGAAAGGAGAAGGTACATTCAAGTTTAAACAACCCCGCCCCGAATCACCCGAGTTTTATCGCTTGCGGGTAGACAACAAAGTCATCAACTTTTCTGTGGATTCTATCGAAACGCTACAGATCAACGCTCCATACGTTGATTTCTCTACCGCCTACACGGTAGAAGGATCTGAAAACAGCAGTAAGATAAAGGAACTGACGCTGAAACAAATCAATCTTCAAAAGAATGTGGACGAGCAACTGAATGCGCTGCGTGCCAACAAACTGGGACACGATACGTTTGAAGAGAACCTCGCAACACTGCTGAAGAACTATAAGGAGGACGTCAAAGTGAATTATATATTCGCAGCTCCCAACACGGCAGCCGCTTACTTCGCCCTGTTCCAAAAGCTGAATGACTATCTGATCTTCGATCCGCTGAACAACAAGGACGATGTAAAATGTTTTGCAGCTGTCGCTACCAGCCTCAACAATACATATCCGGATGCTGTACGTTCAAAAAATCTATATAATATCGTAATCAAAGGGATGAAAAATACCCGTCAGCCACAGAGCAAGTCTCTGGAAATTCCACAGGACAAGATCATCGAGACCGGTATTATCGACATCGCCCTGCGTGACGTGAAAGGAAATACCCGCAAACTGACCGACCTGAAAGGGAAAGTAGTGCTGCTGGATTTCTCCGTATTCCAGTCACCGGCAGGAGCGCCTCACAATATGATGCTTCGCGAACTATATAATAAATACGCAAAGGATGGGCTGGAAATCTATCAGGTATCTCTCGACGCAGACGAGCACTACTGGAAAACCGCAGCAGGCAACCTGCCCTGGGTTTGCGTACGTGACGGCAACGGTGTCTACTCGACCAACGTAGCTGTATATAATGTTCGCCAGGTTCCATCCATCTTCCTGATCAACCGGAACAACGAACTGAAGCTCCGCGGCGAAGACATCAAAGACCTCGAAGCATCCGTCAAGTCATTACTCTAA
- the greA gene encoding transcription elongation factor GreA, whose amino-acid sequence MAYMSEEGYKKLMAELKELETVERPKISAAIAEARDKGDLSENAEYDAAKEAQGMLEMRINKLKTVIADAKIIDESKLKTDSVQILNKVELKNVKNGMKMTYTIVSESEANLKEGKISVNTPIAQGLLGKKVGDIAEITVPQGKIALEVVNISI is encoded by the coding sequence ATGGCTTATATGTCAGAAGAAGGTTACAAAAAGTTAATGGCAGAATTAAAGGAACTGGAAACAGTGGAACGCCCCAAAATCTCTGCGGCTATAGCCGAAGCAAGGGATAAAGGCGACTTGTCGGAAAATGCAGAATATGATGCAGCCAAAGAAGCACAGGGGATGCTTGAAATGCGCATCAACAAATTGAAAACGGTCATTGCAGATGCCAAGATCATCGACGAGTCCAAACTAAAGACAGACTCTGTACAGATTCTGAACAAAGTGGAGCTGAAGAACGTCAAAAATGGCATGAAGATGACTTATACCATCGTTTCCGAAAGCGAAGCTAACCTGAAAGAAGGCAAGATTTCCGTAAACACCCCGATTGCACAAGGTCTGCTTGGCAAGAAAGTAGGTGATATTGCAGAAATTACCGTACCGCAGGGTAAAATTGCATTAGAAGTAGTAAACATATCAATTTAA
- a CDS encoding HIT family protein, whose product MATIFSRIIAGEIPCYKIAENDRFFAFLDINPLVKGHTLVVPKQEVDYIFDLSDEDLAAMHVFAKKIARAIEKAFPCKKVGEAVIGLEVPHAHIHLIPIQKESDMLFSNPKLKLSDEEFKSIAQAISSSL is encoded by the coding sequence ATGGCAACAATATTCAGTAGAATCATCGCAGGCGAAATTCCTTGCTACAAGATAGCGGAAAACGATCGTTTTTTTGCTTTTCTTGATATCAATCCATTGGTAAAGGGACATACGCTGGTAGTCCCCAAACAGGAAGTAGACTACATCTTCGATTTAAGTGACGAAGACCTCGCAGCAATGCACGTATTCGCAAAGAAGATAGCCCGTGCCATCGAAAAAGCCTTCCCTTGTAAAAAGGTAGGCGAAGCGGTTATCGGCCTGGAAGTACCGCATGCCCATATCCACTTAATTCCTATTCAGAAGGAATCGGATATGTTGTTCTCCAATCCGAAACTGAAATTATCGGATGAAGAATTTAAATCCATTGCGCAAGCAATCAGCTCCTCTCTATAA
- a CDS encoding DMT family transporter: MKNKKLEANLSMAVSKIFSGLNMNALKYLLPLWMSPLTGATLRCTFAAAAFWVIGWFMPPEKSSAKDKWLLFLLGAFGLYGFMFLYLAGLSKTTPVSSSIFTSLQPIWVFLIMIFFYKEKATWKKILGISIGLVGALVCILTQQSDDLASDAFVGNMLCLISSIVYAVYLILSQRILSSIGAMTMLRYTFSGAAVSAIIVTFITGFDAPVFSMPFHWTPFLILMFVLIFPTTISYMLLPVGLKYLKTTVVAIYGYLILIVATIASLALGQDRFSWTQTCAIIFICIGVYLVEVAESKDKSPDPLKK; this comes from the coding sequence ATGAAGAATAAGAAACTGGAAGCCAATCTGAGTATGGCTGTATCAAAAATATTCAGCGGTTTGAATATGAATGCCCTGAAGTATCTGCTTCCCCTATGGATGAGCCCGTTGACAGGTGCGACACTTCGTTGCACCTTTGCCGCCGCTGCATTTTGGGTGATCGGATGGTTCATGCCGCCGGAAAAGTCATCCGCCAAAGACAAATGGCTGCTTTTCCTGTTAGGGGCATTCGGACTGTACGGCTTTATGTTTCTTTATCTGGCGGGATTGAGTAAAACGACTCCTGTATCCAGTTCCATATTTACCAGTCTGCAGCCTATCTGGGTGTTTCTGATTATGATTTTCTTTTATAAGGAGAAGGCGACATGGAAGAAAATTCTTGGAATCTCAATCGGACTGGTCGGTGCACTGGTCTGCATCCTGACCCAACAGAGCGATGATTTGGCCTCCGATGCTTTCGTGGGGAATATGCTTTGCCTGATCAGTTCCATCGTTTATGCTGTCTATCTGATTCTGAGTCAGCGTATCCTTTCATCTATCGGGGCGATGACTATGTTGAGATATACATTCTCCGGTGCGGCGGTTTCTGCTATTATTGTGACATTTATTACAGGATTCGATGCGCCGGTGTTCTCTATGCCGTTCCATTGGACACCTTTCCTGATATTGATGTTTGTACTCATATTTCCGACAACGATCAGCTATATGTTGCTTCCGGTCGGTCTGAAGTATCTGAAAACAACAGTCGTCGCGATCTACGGTTATCTGATTCTGATTGTTGCGACCATTGCTTCTCTGGCTCTCGGACAGGACCGTTTTAGCTGGACGCAGACGTGTGCCATCATTTTTATTTGTATCGGCGTTTATCTGGTTGAGGTAGCCGAAAGCAAAGACAAGTCGCCGGACCCCTTGAAGAAATAA
- a CDS encoding MFS transporter — translation MKIQTGRGTIPLITLIAIWSISALTSLPGLAVSPILGDLTKIFPKATDLDIQMLTSLPSLLIIPFILLGGKLTEKVDFVRILKIGLWLFAASGILYLISNKMWQLIVVSALLGIGSGLIIPLSTGLISKYFVGTYRVKQFGLSSAITNFTLVIATAVTGYLAEVSWHLPFLVYLLPLISILLVGHLKESRSDAAVEPSSQSTAPSGQTAAADTGGSKYGIHIRHLLQIMLFYGVTTFIVLAVIFNLSFLMEKHHFSSGNSGLMISLFFLAIMAPGFCLDKIVDELKERTKAYSLLSMAVGLALIWIAPIEWLIIPGCILVGLGYGIIQPMLYDKTTHTALPQKATMALAFVMMMNYLAILLYPFIIDFLQNLFHTQSQEFPFVFNLLITIVTFFWAYLRRDTFLFNDQLK, via the coding sequence ATGAAAATACAAACTGGAAGGGGAACAATACCTCTTATCACTTTAATAGCTATTTGGTCTATCTCGGCATTGACCTCTTTGCCGGGGCTGGCTGTTTCGCCTATATTGGGCGACCTTACCAAAATCTTTCCGAAAGCGACCGACCTGGATATTCAGATGTTGACTTCGCTGCCATCGTTGCTGATTATCCCTTTTATCCTTTTGGGTGGTAAGCTCACGGAAAAGGTTGATTTTGTCCGTATCCTGAAAATCGGACTCTGGCTCTTTGCAGCAAGCGGTATCTTGTATCTGATCTCCAACAAAATGTGGCAATTAATCGTCGTGAGTGCCCTGCTGGGCATCGGCTCCGGACTGATTATTCCGCTGTCCACGGGATTAATCTCAAAATACTTTGTGGGTACTTACCGGGTGAAACAATTCGGATTGAGTTCTGCCATTACCAATTTTACATTGGTGATAGCTACTGCCGTGACCGGATATCTGGCGGAAGTCAGCTGGCATTTGCCGTTTTTGGTCTATCTGCTCCCTTTGATTTCTATTCTGCTGGTCGGTCACTTAAAAGAGAGCCGGTCTGACGCCGCCGTCGAACCTTCTTCTCAAAGTACCGCGCCATCCGGACAAACGGCTGCCGCAGATACCGGAGGAAGTAAATATGGAATCCATATCAGGCATCTGCTTCAGATCATGCTTTTCTACGGAGTGACGACTTTTATTGTGCTGGCAGTCATATTCAACCTTTCTTTCCTGATGGAGAAACACCATTTCTCCAGTGGCAATTCGGGACTGATGATCTCGCTTTTCTTTTTAGCGATTATGGCTCCGGGTTTCTGTCTGGACAAGATAGTGGATGAACTGAAAGAGCGTACCAAAGCATACAGCCTCCTGTCTATGGCTGTGGGGCTGGCGCTGATCTGGATTGCCCCGATCGAATGGCTGATTATTCCGGGATGTATCCTGGTCGGTTTGGGATATGGCATTATTCAGCCTATGCTGTATGATAAAACGACACATACGGCACTGCCTCAAAAGGCGACAATGGCATTGGCTTTTGTAATGATGATGAATTATCTCGCCATCTTGCTTTATCCTTTTATTATAGATTTTCTCCAAAATCTGTTTCATACCCAGTCGCAAGAGTTTCCTTTTGTCTTCAACTTGTTGATAACTATTGTCACATTCTTTTGGGCTTACCTGCGCCGCGATACCTTTTTGTTTAACGATCAACTGAAATAA
- a CDS encoding RNA polymerase sigma factor, which translates to MKSVSFRKDLVGVQDELLRFAYKLTTDREEANDLLQETSLKALDNEDKYMPDTNFKGWMYTIMRNIFINNYRKVVRDQTFVDRTDNLYHLNLPQDTGFESTEKAYDLKEMHRVVNSLPKEYRVPFAMHVSGFKYREIAEKLNLPLGTIKSRIFFTRQKLQEELKDFR; encoded by the coding sequence ATGAAAAGTGTAAGCTTCAGAAAAGATTTAGTAGGAGTACAAGACGAATTACTCCGTTTCGCTTATAAGCTGACAACCGACCGCGAAGAAGCAAACGATTTGTTGCAGGAAACATCATTAAAAGCATTAGACAATGAAGATAAATATATGCCTGACACAAATTTTAAAGGATGGATGTATACCATCATGCGCAATATCTTTATCAACAACTACCGCAAAGTAGTTCGTGACCAGACATTCGTTGACCGGACGGACAACCTTTACCACCTGAATTTACCGCAGGACACAGGGTTTGAAAGTACCGAAAAAGCCTATGACCTGAAAGAGATGCACCGTGTAGTCAACTCATTACCCAAAGAATACAGAGTGCCTTTCGCCATGCACGTTTCCGGCTTCAAGTACCGCGAAATCGCAGAAAAGCTGAACCTGCCGTTAGGTACGATAAAGAGCCGCATATTCTTCACCCGCCAAAAACTGCAGGAAGAACTGAAGGACTTCCGCTAA
- a CDS encoding glutamate decarboxylase produces the protein MEDLNFRKGDAKTDVFGSDRMLQPSPVERIPDGPTTPEVAYQMVKDETFAQTQPRLNLATFVTTYMDDYATKLMNEAININYIDETEYPRIAVMNGKCINIVANLWNSPEKDTWKTGALAIGSSEACMLGGVAAWLRWRKKRQAQGKPFDKPNFVISTGFQVVWEKFAQLWQIEMREVPLTLEKTTLDPEEALKMCDENTICVVPIQGVTWTGLNDDVEALDKALDAYNAKTGYDIPIHVDAASGGFILPFLYPDTKWDFRLKWVLSISVSGHKFGLVYPGLGWVCWKGKEYLPEEMSFSVNYLGANITQVGLNFSRPAAQILGQYYQFIRLGFQGYKEVQYNSLQIAKYIHGEIAKMAPFVNYSENVVNPLFIWYLKPEYAKSAKWTLYDLQDKLSQHGWMVPAYTLPSKLEDYVVMRVVVRQGFSRDMADMLLGDIKNAIAELEKLDFPTPTRMAQEKNLPVEAKMFNHGGRRHKTVKK, from the coding sequence ATGGAAGATTTAAATTTCAGAAAAGGTGATGCAAAAACCGACGTATTCGGTTCAGACAGAATGTTACAACCCTCTCCGGTAGAAAGAATTCCTGATGGTCCAACCACCCCTGAAGTCGCTTACCAAATGGTTAAAGATGAAACTTTTGCCCAGACTCAGCCACGCTTGAACTTAGCTACTTTCGTAACCACTTATATGGACGATTACGCTACCAAGCTGATGAACGAGGCAATCAACATCAACTATATTGATGAAACCGAATATCCTCGTATCGCCGTAATGAATGGCAAATGTATCAACATCGTCGCCAACTTGTGGAACTCTCCGGAAAAAGATACATGGAAAACCGGTGCGTTGGCAATCGGTTCTTCCGAAGCTTGTATGCTGGGCGGTGTAGCTGCATGGTTGCGCTGGCGTAAGAAAAGACAAGCTCAAGGTAAACCGTTTGACAAACCTAACTTCGTTATCTCAACAGGTTTCCAGGTTGTATGGGAAAAGTTCGCGCAACTGTGGCAGATCGAAATGCGCGAAGTGCCTTTGACTCTTGAAAAGACCACTCTCGACCCCGAAGAAGCGCTGAAGATGTGTGATGAAAACACGATCTGTGTTGTACCTATCCAAGGTGTTACATGGACAGGACTGAACGATGACGTTGAAGCACTGGACAAAGCTCTCGACGCTTACAACGCCAAAACCGGTTATGACATTCCTATCCACGTAGATGCCGCCAGTGGTGGTTTCATTCTTCCGTTCCTCTATCCGGACACGAAGTGGGATTTCCGTCTGAAATGGGTACTTTCTATCAGTGTATCTGGTCATAAGTTCGGTCTGGTATATCCGGGACTTGGCTGGGTTTGCTGGAAAGGCAAAGAATACCTGCCCGAAGAAATGTCATTCAGCGTCAACTATCTGGGTGCCAACATTACTCAGGTCGGCTTGAACTTCTCTCGTCCTGCCGCTCAGATTCTGGGACAATACTATCAATTCATCCGTTTGGGATTCCAAGGTTACAAGGAAGTACAATATAATTCTTTGCAGATTGCCAAATACATCCACGGTGAAATCGCCAAGATGGCTCCGTTCGTCAACTACTCCGAAAATGTAGTGAACCCATTGTTCATCTGGTATCTGAAACCGGAATATGCAAAGAGTGCCAAGTGGACATTGTACGATCTGCAGGACAAACTGTCTCAGCACGGCTGGATGGTTCCGGCTTATACATTGCCTTCCAAGCTGGAAGATTATGTAGTAATGCGTGTGGTTGTCCGCCAGGGATTCAGCCGCGACATGGCAGATATGTTGCTGGGTGATATCAAGAACGCAATTGCCGAACTGGAAAAACTTGATTTCCCGACTCCTACCCGCATGGCTCAGGAAAAGAATCTTCCGGTAGAAGCCAAGATGTTCAATCACGGTGGTCGTCGTCATAAAACCGTTAAAAAATAA